One region of Chelonoidis abingdonii isolate Lonesome George chromosome 14, CheloAbing_2.0, whole genome shotgun sequence genomic DNA includes:
- the RPN2 gene encoding dolichyl-diphosphooligosaccharide--protein glycosyltransferase subunit 2 isoform X2, whose product MAAPGSFFILALSFVASIQALTPTHYLTRRDVERLKASLDRPFNDLEAAFYSIVGLSKLGVQVSDEQAACSFIKSNVDPNSVDSLFYAAQASQALPGCEVAISNETGELLLAAVSEDSSVNQIFHAVGALSGFGLPLASQEALSALTSRLSKEENVLAIIQALQMASYLSQQADLSGIVEEIEDLVARLDDLGGVYLQFEEGLETTALFVAATYSLSDHVGTEPAMKEDQIIQLMNAIFSKKNFETLSEAFSVACAAGSLSQNRYHLPVIVVPDGPAAVSHHQPILRLQVTNVMSQPLTQAAVKLDHAKSVSTKATVLHQMPFVVSEDIFELNFMNARPASGYYDFSISVAGDSRLIANKVELKVKVSTEVGITNVDLSTVDKDQSIAPKTTRVAYPAKAKGSFTADSHQNFALSFQLVDVNSGAELIPHQTFVRLHNPKTGQEVVFVAEPDSKNVYKFELDTAERKTEFDSASGTYTLYLIIGDATLENPILWNVADVVIKFPEEEAPSTVQSKKLFIPKPEIQHLFREPEKRPPTVVSNTFTALILSPLFLLFILWIKIGANISNFSFAPSTIIFHLGHAAMLGLMYVYWTQLNMFQTLKYLAILGSVTFLAGNRMLAQKAVKRIAAEQSSRLAKYRTLR is encoded by the exons ATGGCGGCCCCGG GTTCATTCTTCATCTTGGCTTTATCGTTTGTGGCCAGCATCCAAGCTCTGACACCTACCCATTATCTCACAAGGCGTGATGTGGAGAGACTGAAAGCTTCCTTGGACCGCCCATTCAATGATTTAGAAGCTGCTTTTTACTCCATCGTAGGACTCAGCAAGCTGGGAGTGCAAGTGTCTGATGAACAA GCTGCATGTAGCTTCATCAAATCTAACGTGGATCCCAACAGTGTCGATTCCCTTTTCTATGCCGCACAAGCCAGTCAGGCTCTGCCTGGATGTGAG GTTGCTATTTCAAATGAGACCGGAGAGCTGCTTcttgcagctgtcagtgaggATTCCTCAGTCAACCAGATCTTCCACGCTGTCGGAGCTCTGAGTGGCTTTGGGCTTCCTCTAGCATCCCAGGAAGCACTTAGTGCCCTCACTTCTCGTCTTAGCAAGGAAGAGAATGTCCTGGC AATCATTCAGGCGTTACAGATGGCATCCTACTTGTCCCAGCAGGCAGACCTGAGTGGCATTGTGGAGGAGATAGAG GACCTTGTTGCCCGCTTGGATGACCTAGGTGGGGTATATCTGCAGTTTGAAGAAGGACTTGAGACTACTGCATTATTTGTTGCTGCTACATACAGTCTGTCAGACCATGTGGGTACAGAGCCAGCGATGAAGGAG GATCAGATAATCCAGTTGATGAATGCAATTTTTAGCAAGAAGAACTTTGAGACACTCTCTGAGGCCTTCAGCGTGGCTTGTGCTGCAGGTTCTTTATCCCAGAACCGCTACCACTTGCCCGTCATTGTTGTTCCTGATGGGCCAGCAGCCGTGTCTCATCATCAACCCATACTCAGG ctgCAAGTGACCAATGTCATGTCACAGCCACTGACTCAAGCTGCTGTGAAGCTAGACCATGCCAAGTCTGTGTCTACCAAAGCCACTGTCCTTCACCAGATGCCGTTTGTCGTTTCAGA AGACATCTTTGAGCTGAACTTCATGAATGCCAGACCTGCCAGTGGATATTATGATTTCTCCATCAGCGTCGCTGGTGACAGTCGATTAATTGCAAACAAAGTGGAG TTGAAAGTAAAGGTCTCCACAGAAGTTGGCATTACAAATGTGGATCTTTCTACTGTGGATAAGGATCAAAGCATTGCACCAAAAACCACAAG ggtagcttaTCCAGCCAAAGCTAAAGGATCATTCACAGCTGACAGCCATCAGAATTTTGCCTTGTCCTTCCAGCTGGTGGATGTGAACAGTGGAGCTGAGCTCATCCCTCACCAG ACATTTGTCCGTCTTCACAACCCAAAGACTGGGCAGGAGGTGGTGTTTGTCGCAGAACCAGACAGCAAGAACGTGTACAAGTTTGAACTGGACACTGCTGAGAGAAAGACAGAGTTTGATTCTGCCTCTGGTACCTACACCCTTTACTTGATAATTGGAGATGCCACTCTGGAAAATCCAATCCTGTGGAATGTG GCTGATGTCGTTATCAAATTCCCAGAGGAAGAGGCTCCATCCACAGTCCAGTCAAAGAAGCTTTTCATTCCCAAGCCAGAAATCCAG CACCTGTTCAGGGAACCTGAGAAGAGGCCTCCTACAGTGGTGTCCAACACATTCACAGCCTTGATTCTCTCCCCACTGTTTTTGCTCTTCATTCTG tggaTAAAAATTGGTGCCAACATCTCCAATTTCAGCTTTGCTCCCAGCACCATTATCTTTCACCTGGGTCATGCTG CCATGTTGGGACTAATGTATGTCTATTGGACTCAACTTAACATGTTCCAGACTCTGAAGTACCTGGCCATCTTGGGTAGTGTCACATTCCTGGCAGGCAACAGAATGTTGGCTCAGAAAGCAGTAAAGAG GAttgctgcagaacagagcagtagGTTGGCAAAGTATAGAACGCTGCGGTAA
- the RPN2 gene encoding dolichyl-diphosphooligosaccharide--protein glycosyltransferase subunit 2 isoform X1: MAAPGSFFILALSFVASIQALTPTHYLTRRDVERLKASLDRPFNDLEAAFYSIVGLSKLGVQVSDEQAACSFIKSNVDPNSVDSLFYAAQASQALPGCEVAISNETGELLLAAVSEDSSVNQIFHAVGALSGFGLPLASQEALSALTSRLSKEENVLAIIQALQMASYLSQQADLSGIVEEIEDLVARLDDLGGVYLQFEEGLETTALFVAATYSLSDHVGTEPAMKEDQIIQLMNAIFSKKNFETLSEAFSVACAAGSLSQNRYHLPVIVVPDGPAAVSHHQPILRLQVTNVMSQPLTQAAVKLDHAKSVSTKATVLHQMPFVVSEDIFELNFMNARPASGYYDFSISVAGDSRLIANKVELKVKVSTEVGITNVDLSTVDKDQSIAPKTTRVAYPAKAKGSFTADSHQNFALSFQLVDVNSGAELIPHQTFVRLHNPKTGQEVVFVAEPDSKNVYKFELDTAERKTEFDSASGTYTLYLIIGDATLENPILWNVADVVIKFPEEEAPSTVQSKKLFIPKPEIQHLFREPEKRPPTVVSNTFTALILSPLFLLFILWIKIGANISNFSFAPSTIIFHLGHAAMLGLMYVYWTQLNMFQTLKYLAILGSVTFLAGNRMLAQKAVKRTH, encoded by the exons ATGGCGGCCCCGG GTTCATTCTTCATCTTGGCTTTATCGTTTGTGGCCAGCATCCAAGCTCTGACACCTACCCATTATCTCACAAGGCGTGATGTGGAGAGACTGAAAGCTTCCTTGGACCGCCCATTCAATGATTTAGAAGCTGCTTTTTACTCCATCGTAGGACTCAGCAAGCTGGGAGTGCAAGTGTCTGATGAACAA GCTGCATGTAGCTTCATCAAATCTAACGTGGATCCCAACAGTGTCGATTCCCTTTTCTATGCCGCACAAGCCAGTCAGGCTCTGCCTGGATGTGAG GTTGCTATTTCAAATGAGACCGGAGAGCTGCTTcttgcagctgtcagtgaggATTCCTCAGTCAACCAGATCTTCCACGCTGTCGGAGCTCTGAGTGGCTTTGGGCTTCCTCTAGCATCCCAGGAAGCACTTAGTGCCCTCACTTCTCGTCTTAGCAAGGAAGAGAATGTCCTGGC AATCATTCAGGCGTTACAGATGGCATCCTACTTGTCCCAGCAGGCAGACCTGAGTGGCATTGTGGAGGAGATAGAG GACCTTGTTGCCCGCTTGGATGACCTAGGTGGGGTATATCTGCAGTTTGAAGAAGGACTTGAGACTACTGCATTATTTGTTGCTGCTACATACAGTCTGTCAGACCATGTGGGTACAGAGCCAGCGATGAAGGAG GATCAGATAATCCAGTTGATGAATGCAATTTTTAGCAAGAAGAACTTTGAGACACTCTCTGAGGCCTTCAGCGTGGCTTGTGCTGCAGGTTCTTTATCCCAGAACCGCTACCACTTGCCCGTCATTGTTGTTCCTGATGGGCCAGCAGCCGTGTCTCATCATCAACCCATACTCAGG ctgCAAGTGACCAATGTCATGTCACAGCCACTGACTCAAGCTGCTGTGAAGCTAGACCATGCCAAGTCTGTGTCTACCAAAGCCACTGTCCTTCACCAGATGCCGTTTGTCGTTTCAGA AGACATCTTTGAGCTGAACTTCATGAATGCCAGACCTGCCAGTGGATATTATGATTTCTCCATCAGCGTCGCTGGTGACAGTCGATTAATTGCAAACAAAGTGGAG TTGAAAGTAAAGGTCTCCACAGAAGTTGGCATTACAAATGTGGATCTTTCTACTGTGGATAAGGATCAAAGCATTGCACCAAAAACCACAAG ggtagcttaTCCAGCCAAAGCTAAAGGATCATTCACAGCTGACAGCCATCAGAATTTTGCCTTGTCCTTCCAGCTGGTGGATGTGAACAGTGGAGCTGAGCTCATCCCTCACCAG ACATTTGTCCGTCTTCACAACCCAAAGACTGGGCAGGAGGTGGTGTTTGTCGCAGAACCAGACAGCAAGAACGTGTACAAGTTTGAACTGGACACTGCTGAGAGAAAGACAGAGTTTGATTCTGCCTCTGGTACCTACACCCTTTACTTGATAATTGGAGATGCCACTCTGGAAAATCCAATCCTGTGGAATGTG GCTGATGTCGTTATCAAATTCCCAGAGGAAGAGGCTCCATCCACAGTCCAGTCAAAGAAGCTTTTCATTCCCAAGCCAGAAATCCAG CACCTGTTCAGGGAACCTGAGAAGAGGCCTCCTACAGTGGTGTCCAACACATTCACAGCCTTGATTCTCTCCCCACTGTTTTTGCTCTTCATTCTG tggaTAAAAATTGGTGCCAACATCTCCAATTTCAGCTTTGCTCCCAGCACCATTATCTTTCACCTGGGTCATGCTG CCATGTTGGGACTAATGTATGTCTATTGGACTCAACTTAACATGTTCCAGACTCTGAAGTACCTGGCCATCTTGGGTAGTGTCACATTCCTGGCAGGCAACAGAATGTTGGCTCAGAAAGCAGTAAAGAG